In the Paraburkholderia acidisoli genome, CGCGAGGCGAGCCGCAATGGCCGGCCTGGCTCGCCGAACTTGCCGCGGGGGGTCGCGCGACGCGCTTCGCCGTTGCGCAGCACGACGCGTTGTGGGTGAGTATCGAGCGCCTCGCGTGCGTGCGCGCGCTCTACCCGCAGGCGCAATACGAACCTCCGCTCGCGCCGCCGCCCGACTATGCCGAGGCATGGAGCGAAGACGCCGCGCTGGTCGAGATCGTGCGCGCGCGGCTTTCCGGGTTCGGGCCGCTCACGCTTGCGGAGATCGCCCGGCCGCTCGCGCTCGAAGCAAGCGTGGTGGCGCTCGCGCTCACGCGCCTCGAAGCCGAGGGCACGGTCATGCGCGGCCGCTTCACGCCCGCGGCGATGCATGGCGGTGGAGAGGAATGGTGCGAGCGCCATCTGCTGGCGCGTATCCATCGCTACACGGTGCGCAAGCTGCGGCGCGAGATCGAACCCGTCGAGCGCCATCACTTCATGCGGTTCCTGTTCGAATGGCAGCGCGTCGCGCCGGGCACGCGCGGCTCGGGCCGCGACGCGCTCGCCGCCGTGCTCGATCAGCTCGAAGGCTGGGAAGCCTCGGCGCTCGCGTGGGAGGACGAGATCCTGCCCGCGCGCATCGATGCGCGTCTGGGCGATGCCGCGCCGATGCTGCTCGACGACCTCTGCCGCGCCGGCCATCTCGCGTGGGCGCGCCTACCCGCGCGGGCGGCCGCGACGGCGACCTCGACGGTGCGTAGCACGCCGGTCGTGCTGCTCTCGCGCCGCGAACTGTCGCACTGGATGGCGCTGGTCGCCCCCCCCGACACGGCCGGCCTCTCTGCGCGCGCCCGACGCGTGTACGACGCGCTGACGCGGCACGGCGCGATGTTCTTCGACGAACTCGCCTCCGATGCGCACCTGCTCGGCGTCGAACTCGAGAACGCGCTCGGCGAACTGGTCTCGGCGGGACTCGTCAACGCGGATAGCTTCGCTGGCCTGCGCGCGCTCGTGAAACCGGCGGCGCAGCGCGGCAGCACGCACGGCCGCAGGAAACCGCGCGGCTTTGCGCCGCTGATTGGCGGCATGGCCGATGCGGGACGCTGGGCCGCGTTGCGGCGCGTGACATTGGCGGAACCTGCCGCCGGGCCGGAAACCCCATCCGTCGACGAAACGTCCTGGCCAGACGCCGCGCGCACGAAAGCCGGCGTGCCCGCGCGGCGTCCGCCCGTCGAGCCGGAACGGCTCGAACAGGTGGCGAAGGTCCTGCTGCGCCGTTATGGCGTGATCTGCTGGCATCTGCTCGCCCGCGAAGCGCCGTGGCTGCCGCCGTGGCGCGATCTGCTGCGCGTGCTGCATCGCATGGAGGCGCGCGGCGAGGTGCGCGGCGGGCGTTTCGTGACGGGTTTGTCCGGCGAACAGTTCGCGCTGCCCGAAGCGGTCGCGCTGCTGCGCGAGGTGCGGCGGCGGGCGAATGCTTCGGTGGTTGCCGATGCGGGTGTCGCAGCCGGTGCGGGTAGCGGCGAGCGCGGCGAGGACGGGCTCGTCTGCATTCCCGCCGCCGATCCGCTCAACCTCGTGGGGACGCTGCTGCCCGGCGAGAAAGTGCCCGCGGTGGCGGGCAACCGCATCGTGTTTCGCGACGGTGTGCCGGTGGCGACGCTCGTGGCGGGAAAGTTTGCGTTTCTCGGCGACTTCGACGAGGGGACGCGGAGCGCGTTGCGCGCGCGGTTGGTCAAGCCGTGGTGACGTGGATTTTTGGGAGCGGCGGGCGGGCTATGTTCCCAAGGCTGACGATGTCGCGGCTGTGTCGCGGGAGCGTTTGCTTTCCCGGCAACCGCGACTTCGACGAAGACGCGATGCGGGTTTCCCGAACGCCGGGAAGCCCGCGTCGCGAAGGCTGAATCAGGTCACAGCAATTCGCTGACCTCCATGCGCCGCGATATCGCGAACACCGGATCGACCCTGAAAGCTTCAACCCGGCGCACGCCTGCCTTCCCGCGCCCACTCTCCATCGCCTCGCGAACCAGGCCGTTAGTTGCAACTCACGACATCACCGGCGCGTTGCGAAATGCCGGCGCACCCGCAAGCCGTTGGCCACCACCAGCAGACTCGCGCCGACGTCGGCGAACACGGCCATCCACAGCGTCGCCTCGCCCGCCAGCGCGAGCACGAGAAACACCGCCTTGATGCCGAGCGCGAGCGCGATGTTCTGCTTGAGCACGGCCGCCGTCTTGCGCGACAGGCCGATGAACGCGGCGATCTTGCGCGGATCGTCGTCCATGATCGCGACATCGGCGGTTTCCAGCGCCGTGGCCGTGCCCGCCGCGCCCATCGCGAAACCGATGTCGGCGCGCGCGAGCGCGGGCGCGTCGTTGACGCCGTCGCCGACCATCGCCGCCATGCCGTAGCGCGCGGAAAGCTCGGCGAGCGCGTCCTGCTTGTCCTGCGGCAGCAGATTGCCGCGCGCGTCGTCGATGCCGAGTTGCGTCGCGACCGCGCGTGCCGTCGATACGTTGTCGCCCGTCAACATCACCGGCGCGACGCCGAGCGCGCGCAACGCACGCACGGCTTCGGCGCTTTCGGCGCGCACCGCGTCGGCCACCGCCAGCACGGCAACGGCCGCCTGCGGCGAGCACAACACGATCGCCGTCTTGCCCGCCTGCTCCAGTTGCGCGAGTTGCGCTTCCAGCGCGGGCGAACACAGCCCGAGTTCTTCCGCGAGCCGATGATTGCCGAGCCGCCACTGCACACCGTCGATACGACCCTGCACGCCGCGCCCGTTGAGCACCGCGAATGCGTCGACGGCCGCCAGCCGGTCTCGCGATGATGGCGGCGATCGAAGCGACTCAGGCGTCTGCGCAACATCCAGCGCCGGCAGGGACGACGAATCCGCCGAAACCGATGCGGCCGACGTGCGCGCCGCCGGGTTCGAGCGCGCCCGCCAGCCCTCGACGATCGCGCGCGCGACCGGATGCGTGCTCGCCTCGTCGAGACTCGCGGCAAGGCGCAACGCCGCTTCCGCCGTCAGCGTGGACGACAACGCCAGCACGTCGGTCAGCACCGGCTCGCCGCGCGTGAGCGTGCCGGTCTTGTCGAGCGCGACGGCTTTCAGCAAGCGGCCGCGCTCGAGCCAGACGCCGCCCTTCACGAGCATGCCGTGGCGCGCGGCGGCGGCGAGGCCGCTCACGACCGTGACCGGCGTCGAGACGACCAGCGCGCACGGGCACGCGATCACCAGCAGCACGAGCGCCTTGTAGAGCCACGCGCTCCACGCGCCGCCAGGCACGAGCGGGCCGCCAAGCGCGATCAGCACGGCGAACGCGACCACGACCGGCGTGTAGTAGCGCGCGAACTGGTCGACGAAGCGCTGCGTGGGCGCGCGTTGCGCCTGCGCCTGCTGAACCGCCGCCGCGATGCGCGCGAGCGTGCTGTCCTGCGCGACGGCCGTGACGCTCGCCTCGACCACGCCATCGACGACGATACTGCCCGCATACAGCGCCGCGCCGCTCTCTTTGTCGACGGGCAGGCTTTCGCCGGTGATGGGCGCCTGGTCGAGCGCGGCGCGGCCTGCGATCACGCGCGCGTCGAGCGGCACGCGCCGGCCCGTGCGCACGCGAATGCGACTGCCGATCGCGACCTCGCCCACCGCATAGTCACGCCAGGCACGCTCGCCCTCGTGCCAGACCTCGGCGGTATCGGGCGCGAGCGCCGTCAGTGCGCGGATCGCCTGACGCGCGCGTTCGAGCGAGAGCGCTTCGATTTCCTCGGCGAGTGCGAACAGAAATACGACCATGGCCGCCTCGGGCCATTTGCCGATGGCGACCGCGCCGATCAACGCGAGCGACATCAGGAAATAGATGTTGATCGTGACGTGACGCAGCGCGATCCAGCCTTTGCGCAAGGTCGGCAATCCGGCGCACAGCAGCGAGACGAGCGCGCAAATCAGCACGGGCACGCCGGTTTCGTGACCGGTGCTCCACGCGAGCAGTTCGGCGCTCGCCGCGGCCACGCCGCTCACGGCGAGCAGCAGCTTCTGGCGCCAGGCGAGACGCCTCGACGGCGGCTCGGCCGCTTGCGAGGCGGCCGCGTCGAGCGCGCGCGGCGCCATGCCGATCGCTTTCAGCGCCGCCACGAATGGCTGGACGTCGTCGAGCCGGTGATGCACCGTGAGTTCGCGCGCAAGCAGATCGAAGTCGAGGCGCGCGACGCCTTGCATCGGCTCCAGCTTGTTGCGGATCAGCCGCTCCTCGGTCGGACAATCCATGTTGTCGATACGCCAGCGCGCGGCGTGCGTGCCTTCCGGCGCTTGCGCGAAACCCCGCGACGGCGTGGGTGCCGCGTGCGAGTGCGAAGCGGTGCCGCAGCAGGTGTGGGGGTCGTGAGCGTGGGCGTGGGAATGGATGTCGCGATCGTGAGAGTGGTCGTGGCTGCCGCAGTCGTCTCCGCCGTGGTCGTGGCCCACGTGATCGTGTGCGTGCGCGCCGTGCAACGGCCCGCAACCCCCGCCTTCACCCGGTTGCGTGGCATGCACGTGCCCGGCATCGCCACACTCGCGACGATTCTGTTCGCCGCCAGCCTGCCCAGCGGTCACGCGCGCGCGCCCAGGCGTGCTTTCATGCGCATGCGCGCCGCAACACCCGTTCGCGCCGCCAGCATCGACCGCGACCGGGGCGCTGCCCGCGCCGCCGTCGCCCCGTCCCTCGTCACGCGCACGACACCGCTGCGCGACGCCTGTCTGCGACAAGAACGCCAGGTTCATCGTCAAGCTCTCCCAAAAGTGACAGAATCCATTGAACAGCCTGTAGTCGCTACAGGGTCAAGCAGTCTGTCACCCGCATCTGTCACTCATTGGGAGCCGCGATCATGCGAATTGGCGAACTCGCGCGCCTCGCGCACTGCGACGTCGAAACCGTGCGCTTTTACGAACGCGAGGGCTTGCTCGACGAGCCCGCGCGTGAAATGAACGGATACCGCAGCTATACGCCCGGCCACGCCGTTCAACTCAACTTCATCCGTCATTGCCGCTCGCTCGGCATCGGGCTCGTGGATATCCGCATGCTGCGCCGCTTTCAGGCCGATCCGAGCCAGCCCTGCGACGAAATCAACGAGCTGATCGACAGCCAGATCGCACGCATCCATCAGCAGATCGAGTCGATGCGCGTGCTCGAGCAGCAGTTGCGCACGCTGCGCGACAGCTGCCACGCGCACCATCAAAGCAGCGCCGAGTGCGGAATCATGAAGAACCTGGCACAGCCCGTGGACGACGAAAGCTGTTCGTGTCATGCCGATACGCCCGCGCAAGCCGCGCTCGACGCGGTGCACCCGGCGGGCGCGCCGCACCGGCATCCAGCAGCGGAGTGACACGCGCGGCGCGGGCTTCCTCAGGCAGCCCGCCGCGCCGTCTCACCGAAGCCCGCTACGCACGCCTCGCTACGCACTCAAGGCGCGGCGGCGATCACCTCGGCGACCGTTGCCGTGAGTTTCTTCGCGTAGGGCACGTGCAGGAACTCGTTCGGGCCATGCGCGTTGGACTTCGGCCCGAGCACGCCGCACACCATGAATTGCGACTTCGGGAAGCCTGCCTGCAGCACGTTCATGAGCGGAATCGTGCCGCCCTGACCGAGATACGCGCAGTCCGCGCCGAAGTGCGTGCGCGAGGCGTCGTTGAGCGCATGCGAGAGCCACGGCGCCAGTTCCGGCGCGCTCCAGCCGTTCGCCGCGCCCGCGTCGGGCTTGAAGGTGACTTTCGCGTTGTACGGCGGGTCGAGTTCGAGCAGCGCCTTGAGATCCGCTACGGCCTTCGACGCCTCCACGAGCGGCGGCAAACGCAGCGACAGCTTGAACGCCGTGCGCGGCCGCAGCACGTTGCCCGCGTCGGCGAGGGCCGGCAAACCCGCCGCCCCCGTGACCGAGAGCGAAGGCCGCCACGTGGAATCGAGCAGCGCCTGCTGCGGGTCGGTGGTCTTGGGCAGCACGGGGCGGCCGTCCTGACCGCAGGCCCACGGCAGGCCCTTCCACACGCTGTCACCGAGAATCCTTGCCGTGGCCTCCGCCTCGCTCAAGCGCTGCTGCGGAATCGCGCAATGGAAACCCTTGGGCAGCAGCGTGCCGCTCGCGGCGTCTTCGAGACGCTCGAACAGCTGCCGCATGATGCGAAAACTCGAAGGCGCGATGCCGCCATACGAGCCCGAGTGAATGCCCTCTTCGAGCACTTCGACTTCGAGGTCGCCGGCCACCAGACCGCGCAGCGAGGTGGTGAGCCACAACTGGTCGTAATTGCCCGCACCCGAATCCAGGCACACGACGAGGCCGACTTCGCCGAGCCGGTCGCGCAACGCGTCGACATAGGGCAAAAGGTCGTAACTACCCGATTCCTCGCAGGTTTCGATGAGCCCCACACAACGCGGACGTTCGATGCCCTGGGCGTCGAGCGCGGCGATGGCGGTGACGCTCGCGTAGATCGCGTAGCCGTCGTCGGCGCCGCCGCGACCGTAGAGCCGGCCGTCTTCGAGCTTCGGCGTCCACGGGCCGAGGTCGTTGCGCCAGCCCGCGAACTCCGGCTGCTTGTCCAGATGGCCGTACAGCACGACGGTTTCCGTGTTGCCAGAGCGCGTGGCGGGCGCCTCGAAGAAGATCACGGGCGTGCGGTCGGGCAAACGCACGATTTCGAGCTTCAGACCGCGCACGGGCTGCTGCTCCGCCCACTTCGCCGCCTCCTGAACCACGCGTTCCAGATAACCGTGCTTCGCCCATTGCGGGTCGAAGGCCGGGCTCTTGGCCGGCACGGCGATGTAGTCGGTGAGCGCGGGCACGATCTCGTCGTGCCATTTGCGCTCGACGAAAGTGCGCAATTCGTCGTGATCGAGTTGCCGAGTGGCTTCGGACGTATCGGACATGATCGGTTCCCTGCGATGAAAACCCCGATGATAGACCCGAACCCCGCGCCGCCGCACCCCGCTCGCCCCAACGTTAGCCGTTTGGCCAGGACCTTACGTGCGCCCGACGCCAATCCGCGCGACAATAGCCGACCATCTGCCATCGCAATTTTTGAGGAGAGCCAACCATGGTGAGCCGTTCCGCCTTCGAGATGATCGCTCTCGCAGTCGTGATCGCGCTTTACTTCCTGCCCGCGCTGATCGCCGACCGGCGTCATCGCCACGATCTGCTCGTGCTCGCCATGTTCAATGCGCTGCTCGGCTGGACCGTGCTCGGCTGGCTGCTGGCGCTGGTCTGGTCGCTGCAGCCGAATCCGCCGCGCGATCTGGGCGGCCAGACCACGGTGCGCAGCCGCCGGATCGGCATGCAGATCTTCTCGCGCCGCCTCGACGCCCGCGTGCAGGCCCGCGAGTCGCGCGCGACCGAGCGCAAGCGCTAGGTCCCGGCACCGCGCCGCGGGTTTCGCGCGGTTTCGACAGCATTCGCGCGGGCTGCATAACTGTCTGCCCTGGCCGGATGGCCAACGTGCCCGTCGAGTCGAGCGCACGCGGTTCCGGCAGGAAATAATCGGCGTAATTCGTCGTCAAACGAAGCCGCCCGTCACAGCGTTCGCGGCGGCCAATCCCACGCCCCGCGCCGGGGTTAACTGGAGCCATTCATGCCACACGTCGCCCCGTTGCTCGCCTTTGCCGCCGTTGCGCTCGGCATGGCGCTCACGCCCGGACCCAACATGATCTATCTGATCTCGCGCTCCATTTGCCAGGGGCGCAAGGCGGGCCTGATCTCGCTGGGCGGCGTCGCGCTCGGCTTCGTGTTCTATATGTTGTGCGCGGCGTTCGGCATCACCGCGCTGCTCATGGCGGTGCCGTTCGCCTACGACGCACTGCGCCTCGGCGGCGCGCTCTACCTGTTCTGGCTCGCGTGGCAAACGCTCAAACCCGGCGGCCGCTCGCCCTTCCAGGTGCGCGACCTGCCCGCCGACGGCCCGCGCAAGCTGTTCTGGATGGGCTTTATCACCAACCTGCTGAATCCGAAGATCGCAATTCTGTATCTCTCGCTGCTGCCGCAGTTCATCGACCCGCATCACGGCAGCGTGCTGGCGCAGTCCATCGTGCTGGGCAGCGTGCAAATCGCGCTGTCGATCAGCGTGAACGCGGCCGTGGCCATGACGGCCGGTACCATCGCCTCGTTCCTCGCGGGCCGTCCGGCGTGGCTCGTGATGCAGCGCTGGCTCATGGGCACGGTGCTGGCCGGGCTCGCCGTGCGCATCGCGGCGGAAGGACAGCGCTGAGTCAGGCCGGACGATGGCGCCGGCGGCTGTGGGCGCCGGCCGCTGCCGCTGAGCGGCGATCCGCCATCGCGGCCATCGCGCTCCGATCGGGCAAACCGTGCGCTTAGGCAGTAGATCTATCGCTACCGTAAAGGCGCGAGAGTCTGGCGCCGGAATGCAAACGGCCGGGCGCAAAGGCCCGGCCGTTTTGCCTGGTGTTACCGCGAAAGCGACGAAGGATGGATATCGTCTCGCGTAATTTGATGCGCTCGCTTAAAACCCGCTGACGAGGCTGCCGCGCGCGACGTCGCGCATCCTGACGGAACCCGCCGGAATCGAGCGCGGCTGGATCTGCACCATGTCCTGCGAGAACATGTCCTGGCGCAGTTCGCCGTGCTCGTCGAACCATTGGCAGATCAGCCAGTGGCCGCTCGCGAAGCCCACCGGACCCGCATACATGACGGTCATGCGCGGGCCGCCCGAACTCAGGGTGACAACGTCGCCAATGCCGGCCGTTACGGCACTCGAGCCCACGGCAACGTCGATGGTCGTATCAAGCATGATGTCCCCCGTTGAAAAAGACGCGCAGAGAAAAAACTTCAGGCGGGGCTTGCGTCCCGCAACCGGCCCACCGTTTTCGCCGTTTTTTCGGCCACGGAATTTGGCGGTAATAATGAGTTTGGCAAGACTAACAACTCGAATTAATGCGCGCAAGCAATTTCAATATCGCTTGCGGAAAACCCTGTTACTGCGCATTAGCTAAAACGCGTCCAGCAATTTTGCCGCGCATAAATTACGGAAACGCCACATATTGACCGGCGCCCGATAGCAAAAGCTACCGGACGGTCGGGCGATTGCCCCAGCTACGAGCCGATCTGCAGGCCTCTCCGCGCGAGCGTTCTCGAGCGTTGCACGAACAGTATTATTATTCGCGGCTTGCGGTTAAATAACCGCCGCAATGCAGTTGCAATAAAAACCATGCGAATGTCACAACATTAACCGCATGGTTCAAATTTCGATATTGTTGCCACAGGGGTGGAAACGCTTCCCGCCCTCAAAAACCGCTCGTTCGTTTTATTTTTTCGTCGGCGTGTTTCAGGCGTGAAAGCCGCGCGGTTATCTGCCGATTAACCGAACGATAACGAATATCGTCGATGAAATATGGCTGACACGTTAATGCGAACTTCTGTCGTAAAAGACAGCGCCCCATCCGGCCGCCCCGAGCTAGCGAGAACGACCCGATGGGGCGCAGCAGCCTGCCGCGGCGCGTTTATTCGGCGAACGGCAGCGTGGTTTGCCCTTCGGCGCGCATTTCGAACACATTGAGCGTCATGGCGACGAGCGCGTAGTAGCCGAGCAGGCCGACCAGATTGATGGTCGTTTCGTGGCCGAAGCGCGCCACGGCACGCGCGTAGGTCGCGTCCGACACGCGCTTGCCATCGTAAAGCTCGGTCGTGAAGGCGTAGACGAGCGCGTCGTCGGCATCCTCGAACTCGGGCGCGGCGCCCGTGCGGATCTGCTCCGCCAGCGTTTCGGGCACGCCCGCCTTCAGCGCGATCGGATAGTGGATATACCACTCGGCTTGCGCCTGCCAGCGCGCGGCGGTCACGAGAATCGCGAGTTCGGACAACCGCAGCGACAGGCCCGTCTGGTAGCGGCAGAACGCGCCCAGCCGCTGCGCGTGCTGCGCCAGTTCCGGGCTGTGGATCCAGCCCAGAAACGGGCCGTTGAGATTGCCGCGCGGTCCCGCGAGGATCTCGCTCAGCACGGCCGTTTGCTCGGGCGACGCGAGCGCGGCGTCAAACGCGGGAAGCCGTGGCTTCGAGGATGGCGTCATCGATTCACTCCATTGGAAAACAGACAGGTGCGGCGGCCCGCGACCGCTCGCATGCACGGCAGCACGCGGAAGCCCGCGGGAAGATATCGCGAGCGCTCGCAGTCGCGGGTAATTTTAGGCAGTTAGTTGCACATCATGCGCTCGCGCCATGGCTCAGGCCGGGCGCGCCACGCCCGTCGCGTCGAGTGCGCCGTCGATGGCATCGGCGAGACGCTCGACGATCGTGTCGATGTCGCGGGACGTGCAGATGAACGGCGGCGCCAGCAGCACGTGGTCGCCGTGCTTGCCGTCCACGGTGCCGCCCATCGGATACACCATCAGGCCGCGCGCGAACGCCTCGCGCTTGATGGCAGCGTGCAGCTTGAGCGCCGGATCGAAGCTCGCCTTCGTGCCGCGATCCTGCACGAGTTCCACGCCCGTGAACAGCCCGCGCCCGCGCACGTCGCCCACGTACGGATGCGCGGCGTAGCGTTCGCGCAGCCGCGCGCGCAGTTGTTCGCCGCGCGCGAGCACGTTGTCGAGCAGTTTTTCTTCGGCGATCACGCGCTGCACTTCGAGCGCCGCCGCGCACGCCGTCGCGTGGCCGATATAGGTATGGCCGTGCTGGAAATACCCGCTGCCGCCCACGATCGTCTCGTAAATGCGCTGGCTCACGAGCGTCGCACCGATCGGCTGATACCCCGCGCCCAGGCCCTTCGCGATCGTCAGCAGGTCGGGCGCCACGCCGTCTTCCTCGCACGCGTACAGATAGCCCGTGCGGCCCATGCCCGACATGATTTCGTCGAGGATCAGCAGCACGCCGTAGCGGTCGCACACCGCGCGAATCTTGCGGAAGTAGTCGCGCACGGGCGGCACCGCGCCCGCCGTCGCCCCCACCACGGTTTCCGCGACGAAGGCCGCGACGTTCTCCGCGCCGAGTTCGAGAATTTTCTGCTCGAGTTCGTCGGCGAGACGTTGCGCATAGGCGGCGTCGGTTTCGCCTTCGTGACGTTCGCGGTACGCGTAACAAGGGCTCACGTGGTGCGACTCGATCAGGATCGGCAGAAACGGTTCGCGACGCCACGCGTTACCGCCGATCGCGAGCGCGCCCAGCGTGTTGCCGTGATAGCTCTGGCGGCGCGCGATGAAGTGGCGGCGCGTGAGTTCGCCTTTTTCCACGAAGTACTGGCGCGCCAGCTTGAGCGCGGCCTCGATCGCCTCGGAGCCGCCCGAGACGAAATACACGTGGTCGAGCCCCTCGGGCGCCGCGGCGATCAGATGATCGGCCAGTTGCTCGGAAGCCTCGGTCGTGAAAAACGAGGTATGCGCATAAGGCAGTTGCTGCGCCTGGCGCTTGATCGCGTCGATCACGCGCTGATTGCTGTGGCCCAGACACGAAACGGCCGCGCCGCCGCTCGCGTCGAGATAACGCTTGCCGGTGGAATCGATGATTTCGATGCCCTCGCCCGCCACCGCGACGGGCAGCGTTTGCTTCGGCATCCGATGGAAAACCTGGCTCATGATGGTCCTCGATGAAAAATGTCAGTGGGGCGAACGGGTCGTGCCGATGCGCCGGTCGAGCACGCACGCGCCGCCCTGCCAGACGCCAAGCGCGACGCCGCCCGGCTCGACGCGCAGACACGCGGTGGCGAGCGTGTTCTCGTCGTCGGGATCGTGGGGGTCGTCGCGGAAAATCGGCAGCCCGGCACCCGCGCGGTCTTGCAACG is a window encoding:
- a CDS encoding heavy metal translocating P-type ATPase, yielding MNLAFLSQTGVAQRCRARDEGRGDGGAGSAPVAVDAGGANGCCGAHAHESTPGRARVTAGQAGGEQNRRECGDAGHVHATQPGEGGGCGPLHGAHAHDHVGHDHGGDDCGSHDHSHDRDIHSHAHAHDPHTCCGTASHSHAAPTPSRGFAQAPEGTHAARWRIDNMDCPTEERLIRNKLEPMQGVARLDFDLLARELTVHHRLDDVQPFVAALKAIGMAPRALDAAASQAAEPPSRRLAWRQKLLLAVSGVAAASAELLAWSTGHETGVPVLICALVSLLCAGLPTLRKGWIALRHVTINIYFLMSLALIGAVAIGKWPEAAMVVFLFALAEEIEALSLERARQAIRALTALAPDTAEVWHEGERAWRDYAVGEVAIGSRIRVRTGRRVPLDARVIAGRAALDQAPITGESLPVDKESGAALYAGSIVVDGVVEASVTAVAQDSTLARIAAAVQQAQAQRAPTQRFVDQFARYYTPVVVAFAVLIALGGPLVPGGAWSAWLYKALVLLVIACPCALVVSTPVTVVSGLAAAARHGMLVKGGVWLERGRLLKAVALDKTGTLTRGEPVLTDVLALSSTLTAEAALRLAASLDEASTHPVARAIVEGWRARSNPAARTSAASVSADSSSLPALDVAQTPESLRSPPSSRDRLAAVDAFAVLNGRGVQGRIDGVQWRLGNHRLAEELGLCSPALEAQLAQLEQAGKTAIVLCSPQAAVAVLAVADAVRAESAEAVRALRALGVAPVMLTGDNVSTARAVATQLGIDDARGNLLPQDKQDALAELSARYGMAAMVGDGVNDAPALARADIGFAMGAAGTATALETADVAIMDDDPRKIAAFIGLSRKTAAVLKQNIALALGIKAVFLVLALAGEATLWMAVFADVGASLLVVANGLRVRRHFATRR
- a CDS encoding Cd(II)/Pb(II)-responsive transcriptional regulator is translated as MRIGELARLAHCDVETVRFYEREGLLDEPAREMNGYRSYTPGHAVQLNFIRHCRSLGIGLVDIRMLRRFQADPSQPCDEINELIDSQIARIHQQIESMRVLEQQLRTLRDSCHAHHQSSAECGIMKNLAQPVDDESCSCHADTPAQAALDAVHPAGAPHRHPAAE
- a CDS encoding M20 family metallopeptidase, translating into MSDTSEATRQLDHDELRTFVERKWHDEIVPALTDYIAVPAKSPAFDPQWAKHGYLERVVQEAAKWAEQQPVRGLKLEIVRLPDRTPVIFFEAPATRSGNTETVVLYGHLDKQPEFAGWRNDLGPWTPKLEDGRLYGRGGADDGYAIYASVTAIAALDAQGIERPRCVGLIETCEESGSYDLLPYVDALRDRLGEVGLVVCLDSGAGNYDQLWLTTSLRGLVAGDLEVEVLEEGIHSGSYGGIAPSSFRIMRQLFERLEDAASGTLLPKGFHCAIPQQRLSEAEATARILGDSVWKGLPWACGQDGRPVLPKTTDPQQALLDSTWRPSLSVTGAAGLPALADAGNVLRPRTAFKLSLRLPPLVEASKAVADLKALLELDPPYNAKVTFKPDAGAANGWSAPELAPWLSHALNDASRTHFGADCAYLGQGGTIPLMNVLQAGFPKSQFMVCGVLGPKSNAHGPNEFLHVPYAKKLTATVAEVIAAAP
- a CDS encoding superinfection immunity protein, with the protein product MVSRSAFEMIALAVVIALYFLPALIADRRHRHDLLVLAMFNALLGWTVLGWLLALVWSLQPNPPRDLGGQTTVRSRRIGMQIFSRRLDARVQARESRATERKR
- a CDS encoding LysE family translocator, encoding MPHVAPLLAFAAVALGMALTPGPNMIYLISRSICQGRKAGLISLGGVALGFVFYMLCAAFGITALLMAVPFAYDALRLGGALYLFWLAWQTLKPGGRSPFQVRDLPADGPRKLFWMGFITNLLNPKIAILYLSLLPQFIDPHHGSVLAQSIVLGSVQIALSISVNAAVAMTAGTIASFLAGRPAWLVMQRWLMGTVLAGLAVRIAAEGQR
- a CDS encoding YodC family protein — encoded protein: MLDTTIDVAVGSSAVTAGIGDVVTLSSGGPRMTVMYAGPVGFASGHWLICQWFDEHGELRQDMFSQDMVQIQPRSIPAGSVRMRDVARGSLVSGF
- a CDS encoding carboxymuconolactone decarboxylase family protein, whose amino-acid sequence is MTPSSKPRLPAFDAALASPEQTAVLSEILAGPRGNLNGPFLGWIHSPELAQHAQRLGAFCRYQTGLSLRLSELAILVTAARWQAQAEWYIHYPIALKAGVPETLAEQIRTGAAPEFEDADDALVYAFTTELYDGKRVSDATYARAVARFGHETTINLVGLLGYYALVAMTLNVFEMRAEGQTTLPFAE
- a CDS encoding aspartate aminotransferase family protein, whose translation is MSQVFHRMPKQTLPVAVAGEGIEIIDSTGKRYLDASGGAAVSCLGHSNQRVIDAIKRQAQQLPYAHTSFFTTEASEQLADHLIAAAPEGLDHVYFVSGGSEAIEAALKLARQYFVEKGELTRRHFIARRQSYHGNTLGALAIGGNAWRREPFLPILIESHHVSPCYAYRERHEGETDAAYAQRLADELEQKILELGAENVAAFVAETVVGATAGAVPPVRDYFRKIRAVCDRYGVLLILDEIMSGMGRTGYLYACEEDGVAPDLLTIAKGLGAGYQPIGATLVSQRIYETIVGGSGYFQHGHTYIGHATACAAALEVQRVIAEEKLLDNVLARGEQLRARLRERYAAHPYVGDVRGRGLFTGVELVQDRGTKASFDPALKLHAAIKREAFARGLMVYPMGGTVDGKHGDHVLLAPPFICTSRDIDTIVERLADAIDGALDATGVARPA